In the Candidatus Baltobacteraceae bacterium genome, one interval contains:
- a CDS encoding methyl-accepting chemotaxis protein, with protein MKNKSVAGIRIQILLLTIVPLAFLVLTLVLLLGLVRTTLKSTQISEHVTRVLQESDLITQGFDAMSRSTSLFAKTHNRKDLAGSFVAQRDVADQQNKMLDLVANDPVLKPEAERYVKDTRAVVALFITGRQLLEQNRMKDVAKLITSPSSKALGTELEGAKAALSTKAAAIAFALNVAGNRAITVGERVLLLSAAVGIFSTLVLALLFGLRFVRRLGNLADNARRLAAGEAAEPLRGSDEITELDRIYRQMFEMAREAKLRLQHSVRSYGLLAGWIAEGNLSARVTVENPDDELGQLGTSLNAMAESLERLVGEIRRAATSLASASSQILAATSQQVSSATEEAAAVRQTAVTVMEVRQTAEVSSQKTKMVAELAQRVRQTAEDGKLSVEQSVRGSEAAKERMEILAERIIAFSEQAQAIAEINATVATLAEQSNLLAVNAGIEAAKAGEAGRGFAVVAGEVKELGSRSKEATVQVRRIVSDIQRSAQNAVLAAEQGMKVADSGMEVAKRSGQAMEILATSIGSASDAAQQISASAAQQEIGMDQIAVAMQSIEQASMQSVAATQQVEHAAHDLTRLAQKLTETIERHVRVNGVGEKSLIKLTIPSGERT; from the coding sequence ATGAAAAATAAATCCGTCGCAGGCATTCGCATTCAGATCCTCCTGCTCACGATCGTTCCGCTCGCATTTCTCGTACTGACGCTCGTGCTGCTATTGGGACTGGTTCGAACGACGCTAAAATCGACCCAGATCTCGGAACACGTGACCCGTGTGCTTCAGGAATCGGATTTGATCACGCAAGGCTTCGACGCAATGAGCCGCAGCACGAGTCTCTTTGCAAAAACGCATAACCGCAAAGACCTTGCCGGCTCGTTTGTCGCGCAGCGCGACGTTGCCGATCAGCAGAACAAAATGCTGGACCTTGTCGCTAACGATCCCGTTCTGAAGCCGGAAGCCGAGCGTTACGTAAAGGACACGAGGGCCGTCGTGGCGCTCTTCATCACGGGACGGCAGCTCTTGGAGCAAAATCGCATGAAAGATGTGGCGAAGCTGATCACTTCGCCGTCGTCAAAGGCCCTTGGGACGGAGCTTGAGGGCGCCAAAGCCGCGCTGAGCACGAAGGCGGCTGCGATTGCTTTTGCATTGAACGTCGCCGGAAATCGAGCCATTACGGTTGGTGAACGCGTGCTGCTCCTCTCGGCAGCCGTCGGCATCTTCAGCACGCTCGTGCTCGCGTTGCTCTTCGGATTGCGATTCGTACGGCGGCTCGGAAATCTGGCGGATAATGCGCGCCGGCTGGCAGCGGGCGAAGCCGCGGAACCGCTTCGCGGATCTGACGAAATTACCGAATTGGATCGCATCTACCGGCAAATGTTCGAGATGGCACGCGAAGCGAAACTACGCTTGCAACATTCCGTACGCTCGTACGGATTGCTCGCGGGTTGGATTGCGGAAGGCAATCTGTCCGCGCGCGTCACCGTCGAAAACCCTGACGACGAGCTCGGCCAGCTCGGAACGAGCCTCAATGCAATGGCCGAGTCTCTCGAACGGCTGGTCGGCGAAATCCGCCGAGCCGCAACCAGCCTCGCGTCCGCCAGCTCGCAGATTCTCGCTGCAACGAGTCAACAGGTCTCGTCGGCGACCGAAGAGGCGGCTGCGGTGCGTCAGACCGCAGTAACGGTAATGGAAGTCCGGCAAACCGCCGAAGTCTCGTCACAAAAAACGAAGATGGTCGCCGAGCTCGCCCAGCGCGTGCGGCAAACGGCCGAAGACGGAAAGCTCTCCGTCGAGCAGAGCGTGCGCGGCAGCGAAGCTGCGAAGGAGCGCATGGAGATTCTTGCCGAGCGCATCATCGCGTTCAGCGAACAAGCGCAAGCCATCGCCGAGATCAACGCGACGGTCGCGACGTTAGCCGAACAGTCGAATCTCCTTGCAGTCAACGCGGGAATCGAAGCCGCAAAAGCGGGAGAAGCCGGCCGCGGCTTCGCCGTCGTTGCGGGCGAAGTCAAGGAACTCGGCTCACGCAGCAAAGAGGCTACCGTGCAAGTGCGCCGGATCGTCAGCGATATTCAGCGGTCCGCGCAAAACGCCGTCCTTGCGGCCGAGCAAGGCATGAAGGTAGCCGACAGCGGGATGGAAGTCGCCAAACGCTCGGGACAAGCAATGGAGATTCTCGCAACCAGTATCGGCTCGGCCTCAGACGCGGCGCAACAGATCAGCGCATCTGCAGCTCAGCAAGAAATCGGAATGGATCAGATCGCAGTTGCCATGCAAAGCATCGAGCAAGCCTCGATGCAGTCGGTCGCCGCGACGCAACAAGTCGAGCACGCTGCGCACGACCTCACGCGCCTCGCACAGAAGCTAACCGAAACGATCGAGCGTCACGTCCGGGTCAACGGCGTCGGCGAGAAATCTTTGATCAAGTTGACGATCCCCTCCGGTGAGAGGACATGA
- a CDS encoding response regulator → MQADRAEALRARLLATFRLEAEEHLQTIAAELEVLSDDSSSDTPTHVETLFRVMHTLKGASRSVGLESFEAAAHRCESILRSHVDAGTAPDAGTIRSLREAAEMFAGFLAGAVDAKDLAQVGGEKKAAQVADTPVRTHAVPITQPATDVIRVEASRLDRLVVLMEDLLSPKLAVAAHATQAIEIAEEIVRLRETAKGEVLEGLRTLEARARRHLDALRSDQRALQTTIDDLYDELLRARLTPAQTILEAFPAMVRDLCRMTGKEVVWKSSGEHLEVDRKVLNLVKDPLIHMVRNAIDHGIESPEERAANGKPRAGNVSVTIAPADGNKVSIEVRDDGRGFAIDAIRGAALRSHLSTPDAVAGMSDAEVTELAFSAGVSTAPVVTTISGHGRGLAIVRDSIERVGGRVSTRSSPGKGTAIRLDLPASIVTYRALLVSAGGQQFLFPIESVERTLLISREDALPALEAGTFVQKERSLPFGSLDATLGLIRHGSDDEVRREMPALVVANGDRRGVVLVDDVIGEREIVVKPLLPPLRRVRNVLAAGLLGSGELVLVLRPLDVLTSLGSHATVRDESDALARPRIPRVLIVDDSITTRTMERNLFEVAGYLVSLAADGMEAWELLQTQEFDLIVSDIDMPRMDGFELTSRIRGHATLANLPVVLVTAREALEDRERGLGAGANSYVLKSGFDQTVLLEIVRRLL, encoded by the coding sequence ATGCAGGCTGATCGCGCGGAGGCCCTGCGTGCGCGGCTGCTCGCCACCTTCCGGCTCGAAGCAGAAGAGCATTTGCAGACGATTGCCGCCGAGCTCGAGGTTCTCTCGGACGATTCGTCATCCGATACTCCGACGCACGTCGAAACGCTCTTTCGTGTCATGCATACGCTCAAAGGCGCGTCGCGCTCCGTAGGCCTCGAGTCATTCGAGGCGGCGGCGCATCGCTGCGAATCGATTCTGCGTTCGCACGTCGATGCCGGAACCGCCCCGGATGCGGGCACGATTCGCTCGCTCCGTGAGGCCGCGGAGATGTTCGCGGGCTTCCTCGCCGGAGCGGTTGATGCGAAAGATCTCGCGCAGGTCGGCGGTGAGAAGAAGGCGGCTCAGGTCGCGGATACGCCGGTTCGTACGCATGCCGTACCGATCACTCAGCCGGCGACTGACGTCATTCGCGTCGAGGCGTCGCGTCTCGACCGGCTCGTCGTATTAATGGAAGATCTGTTGAGTCCGAAGCTCGCCGTAGCTGCACATGCGACGCAGGCGATCGAAATCGCGGAAGAAATCGTCCGGTTGCGCGAAACCGCGAAGGGCGAGGTTCTGGAAGGGCTGCGGACGCTCGAGGCACGCGCGCGTCGTCATTTGGATGCGCTTCGCTCGGACCAGCGCGCCCTGCAAACGACCATTGACGACCTTTACGATGAGTTATTGCGCGCACGCCTGACGCCGGCGCAGACGATACTCGAGGCTTTTCCCGCGATGGTTCGAGATTTGTGCCGCATGACCGGGAAGGAAGTAGTCTGGAAGTCTTCGGGCGAGCACTTGGAAGTCGATCGGAAAGTGCTCAATCTCGTGAAGGACCCATTGATTCACATGGTTCGCAACGCGATCGATCACGGCATCGAATCGCCGGAGGAACGCGCTGCAAACGGGAAGCCGCGCGCGGGAAACGTCTCCGTAACGATCGCGCCCGCGGACGGAAACAAGGTCAGCATCGAAGTCCGCGACGACGGCCGCGGATTTGCGATTGATGCGATTCGCGGTGCTGCGCTGCGTTCGCATCTCTCGACACCCGACGCGGTCGCCGGTATGAGCGACGCCGAAGTAACGGAACTCGCGTTTAGTGCCGGCGTCAGCACGGCGCCCGTGGTGACCACGATCTCAGGTCACGGGCGTGGCCTTGCGATCGTCCGCGATTCGATCGAACGCGTCGGCGGACGTGTTTCGACCCGATCGTCGCCGGGGAAAGGCACGGCCATACGACTCGATCTTCCGGCGAGCATCGTCACGTATCGTGCGTTGCTCGTCAGCGCGGGCGGACAGCAATTTCTTTTTCCAATTGAATCGGTCGAGCGGACGCTCCTGATCTCGCGCGAAGATGCGCTGCCTGCGCTTGAGGCCGGAACGTTCGTGCAGAAAGAGCGGTCTCTGCCGTTTGGAAGCCTCGATGCGACGCTCGGTCTGATCCGGCACGGCAGCGACGACGAGGTTCGGCGTGAGATGCCCGCGTTGGTAGTCGCGAACGGCGACCGTCGTGGCGTCGTGCTCGTCGATGACGTGATCGGTGAGCGCGAGATCGTCGTGAAGCCGCTCTTGCCGCCGTTGCGTCGCGTGCGAAACGTCCTCGCTGCGGGCCTCTTGGGATCGGGAGAGCTGGTCCTCGTTCTCCGTCCCCTCGACGTTCTGACGTCCCTTGGTTCGCACGCAACCGTTCGCGATGAAAGCGACGCGCTCGCTCGACCGCGCATCCCGCGCGTTCTCATCGTCGACGATTCGATTACGACCCGCACGATGGAACGGAATCTCTTCGAGGTTGCCGGCTATCTCGTCTCGCTTGCGGCCGACGGTATGGAGGCGTGGGAGCTGTTGCAAACACAAGAGTTCGATCTCATCGTCTCGGACATCGACATGCCGAGAATGGACGGTTTTGAACTGACGTCGCGCATTCGGGGACACGCAACGCTCGCGAACCTGCCGGTCGTGCTGGTGACAGCACGCGAAGCCCTCGAGGACCGAGAACGAGGTCTTGGGGCCGGGGCGAATTCGTACGTCCTGAAATCAGGTTTCGATCAAACCGTGTTGCTTGAGATCGTTAGGAGGCTCCTGTGA
- a CDS encoding chemotaxis protein CheB: MIRVLLAEDSAVQREFLSYVLETAETFEIVGKAVDGAEAIKLAGEVKPDVILMDCHMPKVDGIEATRIIMETCPVPIVVASARSEARDVQITFEAIQNGALAVVSKPPDLGSPDFDRVADELVRTLRLMSDVKVVRRWPRDKRLSATRERAAMLPSPRVIVIAGSTGAPGAIAEILTGLGRGTWPPILLVQHIAEGFVEGFALWLAAHTGVDVHVAADGMTAKPGNLYIAPDGTQMSIERPCVIRLDSSAPPEDGFRPSGTFLLRSAAHNFGRLAMGIVLTGMGRDGVAGLVELQGAGAVTVAQDEESCVVFGMSKEAIAANAAAHVLSPEGIVNLIKDFSPTPLTRT; encoded by the coding sequence GTGATACGTGTCTTGCTCGCGGAAGACTCGGCAGTCCAGCGCGAGTTTTTGAGTTACGTGCTGGAAACCGCCGAAACATTCGAGATCGTCGGCAAGGCCGTCGACGGTGCCGAAGCAATAAAACTCGCGGGCGAAGTAAAGCCCGACGTAATCCTAATGGATTGCCACATGCCGAAGGTCGATGGAATAGAAGCGACGCGGATCATCATGGAGACGTGTCCCGTCCCGATCGTCGTTGCCAGTGCGCGTTCGGAGGCGCGCGACGTTCAGATAACGTTCGAGGCGATCCAAAACGGTGCTCTCGCAGTCGTTAGCAAGCCGCCCGACCTCGGTTCGCCGGATTTCGACCGCGTCGCCGATGAGTTGGTCCGCACGCTGCGCCTCATGTCCGATGTAAAGGTCGTACGCCGGTGGCCACGCGATAAACGGCTGTCTGCGACTCGCGAGCGCGCAGCAATGCTTCCCAGCCCCAGAGTCATCGTGATCGCCGGCTCGACCGGAGCGCCCGGTGCGATTGCGGAGATTTTGACCGGTCTTGGTCGCGGTACGTGGCCGCCGATATTGCTCGTGCAACACATTGCCGAAGGTTTCGTCGAAGGATTTGCACTGTGGCTGGCCGCGCACACGGGCGTCGACGTACACGTGGCTGCCGACGGCATGACTGCGAAGCCGGGGAACCTCTACATTGCACCCGACGGTACGCAGATGTCTATCGAGCGTCCTTGCGTGATCCGGCTCGACTCGAGTGCACCGCCGGAGGACGGTTTTCGTCCGTCAGGGACGTTTTTGTTACGTTCTGCCGCGCATAATTTCGGACGGCTTGCAATGGGGATCGTGCTTACCGGAATGGGACGCGACGGTGTTGCCGGACTTGTCGAGCTGCAAGGTGCGGGCGCTGTTACCGTCGCGCAAGATGAGGAAAGCTGCGTCGTCTTCGGTATGTCAAAGGAAGCGATCGCAGCGAACGCGGCCGCTCATGTCCTCTCACCGGAGGGGATCGTCAACTTGATCAAAGATTTCTCGCCGACGCCGTTGACCCGGACGTGA
- a CDS encoding TonB-dependent receptor gives MFRTWHGSIFSALTIALSVCTFGTSQAQTLPTVTGHVRTSSGQPIADAAVALDGAIHLATKTDARGTFTFGDLKPGTYVVRISKAGFAEFVRNDLSVAQGTNATVDVTLTASSFSSLQVIGQVSTALSGKIPLNQTPAALQIIPVQDFVDQGSTQVTKLLEEAPGVTLTSNAAGGGSNNASLGAPEYPQLRGALYYETESLIDGHPVSVGALGTFNPLLVLPALLQNVEIAEGPGSMPDEINYAVGGTINYRTLDPTIARISSFTIGTDQYGGIDTSARATGSFSNGKVEYALAYGTVGTPGPLQNYPIAGSPVWLAFGKAPWTINGQQVLGIPVYITPSQIPNYVGGPGTSHFSEPVYLCCTPVNTDYNARAELAKLRFNFSQQTTLTVSYLGGQSGQNYTGSILGSGTPVFNFSTFAPPAGYTGSVPAGVSIPFDTQANTNYYEYLQQNLFQAELRTTIGENTLLARAYGGYDSTVAEDYTPGQPATVTEKAWGGIALCPTGDINAILACVTPGGAPVPSVETFFNGQPVTLGTADSANYTILTDHVRGYSLEADRLVGDVLLTLAADRSNHDSYEFAISPTTPNTVVLPPGSSQQFTTFLSRALVQFTPGLSMTLGTYLTSYASHYTGNGGMTWSDATHTQTIPRLALLWHPDVDSVWRFSAGGSIAPPYISLLSSPGSTPIHDPPGAAQGYFVNANNGQIAPEQAFGFDLGYDRRLQTTLRFSTDFYFTHLRNMFLTETSQQGTYAAPTGPSAGIAEPLYVTETENLGNARYEGVEVHLDDAPRAGFGFKAQGSLQRAFAYDLSPGFYSTTSGPFTTNLGVIPNINFQASGNGFNAISPGRVPYSQGYGELNFRSSGGMLALLGCTYFGPNNSYNEPAFEVFNASLRFPVARSAWIQLSANNLTDIYGNAYSALVGGVPVPLINGKLGAIAGSNVGPTSFQLMLHETVR, from the coding sequence ATGTTCCGAACTTGGCACGGAAGCATATTCTCAGCTCTTACCATCGCGCTCAGCGTGTGCACGTTCGGGACTTCGCAGGCGCAGACGCTTCCCACGGTGACCGGTCACGTTCGCACGTCGAGCGGCCAGCCGATCGCAGATGCAGCCGTCGCGCTTGACGGCGCGATTCACCTCGCCACGAAGACCGACGCCCGAGGTACGTTCACATTCGGAGACCTGAAGCCCGGCACGTACGTGGTACGAATATCGAAAGCTGGATTCGCGGAATTCGTCCGTAACGACCTTAGCGTTGCGCAGGGAACAAACGCGACGGTCGATGTCACGCTAACGGCTTCGTCCTTTTCCTCACTGCAAGTCATCGGGCAAGTCTCAACTGCATTGAGTGGGAAAATACCGCTCAATCAAACGCCTGCGGCCTTGCAAATAATTCCGGTGCAAGACTTCGTTGACCAAGGCAGCACCCAAGTCACGAAGCTACTCGAAGAGGCTCCAGGCGTAACATTGACCTCAAACGCTGCCGGCGGCGGTTCGAACAACGCGTCGCTTGGAGCGCCTGAATACCCGCAGCTGCGCGGTGCGCTTTATTACGAAACCGAATCGCTAATCGACGGCCATCCGGTTTCAGTCGGCGCGCTCGGCACGTTCAACCCGTTGCTCGTCCTGCCAGCACTCTTGCAAAACGTCGAGATCGCCGAGGGCCCCGGATCGATGCCGGATGAGATTAACTACGCGGTCGGAGGGACGATCAACTATCGGACGCTCGACCCAACGATTGCGCGAATTTCGTCATTTACGATCGGCACGGATCAGTACGGCGGAATCGACACGTCGGCGCGTGCCACAGGTTCCTTTTCCAACGGCAAGGTCGAGTACGCGCTGGCATACGGAACGGTGGGCACGCCCGGACCGCTTCAGAACTATCCCATTGCCGGGTCACCGGTTTGGCTCGCATTCGGGAAAGCGCCGTGGACGATCAACGGCCAACAAGTCTTAGGTATCCCCGTCTACATAACGCCGTCGCAAATACCGAACTATGTCGGCGGACCGGGAACCTCACACTTTTCAGAACCGGTGTACCTGTGCTGCACGCCCGTAAACACCGACTACAACGCGCGTGCCGAGCTCGCAAAGCTACGTTTCAATTTTTCGCAGCAAACGACGCTGACCGTGAGCTATCTCGGCGGACAATCGGGACAGAATTACACCGGGTCGATTCTTGGCTCCGGCACGCCTGTCTTCAACTTCTCGACGTTCGCGCCACCGGCCGGATACACGGGGTCGGTCCCGGCCGGTGTGTCGATCCCCTTCGATACGCAAGCCAACACGAATTACTATGAGTATTTGCAGCAGAATCTTTTTCAAGCCGAGCTGCGAACGACGATCGGTGAGAATACGCTGCTGGCCCGCGCCTACGGCGGATACGACAGCACGGTAGCCGAGGACTATACGCCGGGGCAACCCGCGACGGTCACCGAGAAGGCGTGGGGCGGAATCGCGCTCTGCCCGACCGGGGACATCAACGCGATCCTCGCGTGTGTGACTCCGGGCGGAGCGCCGGTGCCTTCGGTCGAGACGTTCTTCAACGGCCAGCCGGTCACACTGGGAACCGCCGACTCCGCAAACTACACGATCCTCACCGATCACGTTCGCGGTTATTCGCTCGAAGCGGATCGTCTCGTAGGCGACGTTCTTCTGACCCTGGCAGCGGATCGCTCGAATCACGACTCCTACGAATTCGCGATTTCACCGACAACACCGAACACTGTCGTCCTCCCGCCTGGCTCCTCGCAACAATTCACGACCTTCTTGAGCCGCGCGCTCGTGCAATTCACTCCGGGCCTTTCGATGACGCTCGGCACGTACTTGACGTCGTACGCGAGTCACTACACGGGGAACGGCGGCATGACGTGGAGCGATGCAACCCACACGCAAACGATTCCGCGGCTCGCGCTGCTGTGGCATCCGGACGTCGACTCCGTGTGGCGCTTCTCCGCCGGCGGATCGATCGCGCCACCGTACATTTCGCTCTTATCTTCTCCGGGAAGCACGCCGATTCACGATCCGCCCGGCGCTGCGCAGGGCTACTTCGTCAACGCAAACAACGGCCAAATCGCACCCGAGCAAGCTTTCGGCTTCGATCTCGGCTACGATCGCCGTCTACAAACAACATTACGTTTCTCGACCGATTTCTATTTCACGCACCTGCGCAACATGTTCTTGACCGAAACGTCTCAGCAAGGAACGTACGCGGCTCCGACGGGTCCCTCCGCCGGAATTGCAGAGCCGCTCTACGTGACGGAAACGGAGAACCTCGGCAACGCTCGTTACGAAGGCGTCGAAGTCCATTTGGACGACGCGCCGCGCGCCGGCTTTGGGTTCAAGGCACAAGGTTCGCTGCAACGAGCCTTCGCCTATGATTTGTCACCCGGATTCTATAGCACGACATCGGGTCCGTTCACGACGAACCTCGGCGTGATTCCCAACATCAATTTCCAAGCCAGCGGCAACGGCTTCAATGCAATCTCACCGGGCCGGGTTCCGTACAGTCAAGGCTACGGCGAGCTGAACTTCAGATCGTCAGGCGGCATGCTGGCGCTCCTCGGCTGCACCTACTTCGGCCCGAACAACAGTTACAACGAGCCCGCTTTCGAGGTGTTCAATGCGTCGCTGCGCTTCCCGGTCGCGCGCAGCGCATGGATACAACTCTCGGCCAACAACCTTACCGACATCTACGGAAACGCCTATTCCGCGCTGGTCGGCGGAGTGCCGGTTCCGCTCATCAATGGGAAGCTTGGAGCGATCGCGGGGTCGAACGTAGGTCCCACCAGCTTTCAACTCATGCTCCATGAAACGGTCCGATGA
- a CDS encoding LysR family transcriptional regulator: MLELKELRTFREVARTLNFTRAAEHLSYAQSAVTTQIQSLERELGQPLFRRLGRRVELTAAGEKLESYAARMVELAEEAVNALREEEATETLRVGTAESLCTYRLPPIVQALRKRHPRASVYVEVEECGVVRNGIQSCRYDIGLFIDEPKDYAGFRTHNFGEVELVLIAPKGHRLEDRANVRPADLVRETILVLEPTCAYRTLFEAFLARAGRRASVVSEFNSIEAVKQCVAAGIGIGLLPRFTIERELLDGKYAILPINLRGNVATLLAYREDKWLSPALSTFIECSATGLVV; this comes from the coding sequence GTGCTGGAGCTCAAAGAGCTGCGAACCTTTCGCGAGGTCGCCCGGACCCTGAATTTCACGCGGGCGGCCGAGCACTTGAGCTATGCCCAGTCCGCCGTGACGACACAGATCCAGTCCCTCGAGCGGGAGCTCGGGCAGCCCCTCTTCAGGCGCCTTGGCCGACGCGTCGAGCTGACCGCGGCCGGGGAAAAGCTCGAATCCTATGCGGCCCGCATGGTCGAGCTGGCTGAGGAAGCTGTCAACGCCCTGCGGGAAGAGGAGGCGACCGAGACGCTACGGGTCGGTACGGCCGAGTCGCTGTGCACGTACCGCTTGCCGCCGATCGTCCAGGCGCTTCGTAAGCGGCATCCGCGCGCGAGCGTTTACGTCGAGGTCGAGGAGTGCGGCGTCGTCCGCAACGGCATTCAGAGCTGCCGCTACGACATCGGCCTGTTCATTGATGAACCGAAAGACTATGCGGGCTTCCGCACGCACAATTTCGGCGAGGTCGAGTTGGTGTTGATCGCTCCCAAGGGACATCGGCTCGAGGACCGCGCGAACGTACGTCCTGCCGATCTCGTGCGCGAAACGATTCTGGTTCTGGAGCCGACCTGCGCGTATCGCACGCTGTTCGAAGCGTTTCTCGCGCGCGCCGGACGGCGCGCGTCGGTCGTTTCGGAATTCAACTCGATTGAAGCCGTGAAGCAGTGCGTAGCAGCCGGAATCGGTATCGGCCTCTTACCGCGCTTTACTATCGAACGCGAGCTTTTGGACGGAAAGTACGCAATACTCCCGATCAATTTGCGCGGCAACGTCGCGACGCTACTCGCGTATCGAGAGGACAAATGGCTCTCGCCCGCGCTCTCGACGTTTATCGAGTGTTCGGCTACGGGGCTCGTCGTCTAG
- a CDS encoding peptide ABC transporter substrate-binding protein has translation MIRRTIAFVALLALLFGPAVTPRADAYEAHVLSYSDGLDVSSLNPWFASSGNITALVELTAAEFFRFDAHGNPIPELATEVPTAANHGISKDGKSITYHLRHNVKWSDGQPFDSSDVLYSVAVGKNPGNNIFVRDPWDRLISASAPNKYTVVFHFKEPYATFISDYFSTQSGSAILPKHILGGSTLINTAAYNGLPVGIGPFRFTAYNRGSDVEMEANPYYWRGLPKLHKVIYKIITDDNTRLTELQSGELSLSDLINGTQVATAKAVPGKKNATRLSQFMGGLFFNVTHPAVSEAVVRRALRMATDRATSFDKVFLRNGRMTESVVPVITRNYLELPLTKYDPAAAAKMLDADGWKVGPDRIRHKNGVALNLDMAIPSGYQPSATLAAILKEDWAQINVGITIHTWSTSQFFAIYANGGIIQTGKFDVALFSQSMGPVFANINGVYDCAGAPPNGANASHYCNHKVDALDDRYLHSYDPKVQEAAATQFQRIIDEDAPAIILYDRAFFSVYDGRITGYHPHPFSYWGDPMELDI, from the coding sequence ATGATTCGACGCACGATCGCTTTTGTCGCGCTTCTCGCGCTCCTTTTCGGCCCTGCGGTTACGCCACGCGCGGATGCTTACGAGGCGCATGTCCTCAGCTATTCCGACGGCCTCGACGTCTCGTCGCTGAATCCTTGGTTCGCGTCGTCAGGCAACATCACCGCGCTCGTGGAGTTGACCGCGGCGGAATTCTTTCGCTTCGACGCGCACGGCAATCCCATTCCGGAGCTGGCCACCGAGGTACCAACTGCGGCCAATCACGGGATTAGCAAAGACGGGAAGTCGATCACCTACCATCTGCGTCACAACGTCAAATGGAGCGACGGGCAGCCATTCGACTCATCCGACGTGCTCTACAGCGTCGCCGTTGGAAAGAATCCCGGCAATAACATCTTCGTTCGCGACCCGTGGGACCGGCTCATCAGCGCGAGCGCGCCGAACAAATATACCGTCGTTTTTCACTTCAAAGAACCCTACGCGACGTTTATTTCCGATTATTTCTCGACGCAAAGCGGCTCTGCGATTCTCCCTAAACACATCCTTGGCGGGAGTACGTTGATCAACACCGCTGCCTACAATGGGCTTCCGGTTGGTATCGGCCCCTTCCGTTTCACCGCCTACAATCGCGGCAGCGACGTCGAGATGGAAGCGAATCCATACTATTGGCGTGGCCTGCCGAAGCTGCACAAGGTCATCTATAAGATCATCACGGACGACAATACGCGACTCACGGAATTGCAGTCGGGTGAACTTTCCTTGTCGGACTTGATCAACGGCACGCAGGTGGCAACCGCCAAAGCCGTACCCGGCAAGAAAAACGCAACGCGCTTAAGTCAATTCATGGGCGGGCTGTTCTTCAACGTGACACACCCCGCAGTCTCGGAGGCAGTCGTTCGGCGTGCGTTACGCATGGCGACCGATCGCGCGACGTCGTTCGATAAGGTCTTTCTTCGTAATGGGAGGATGACGGAATCGGTGGTCCCGGTTATCACGCGTAACTATCTCGAACTTCCACTAACCAAGTACGATCCCGCCGCTGCTGCGAAGATGCTGGATGCCGATGGATGGAAAGTCGGCCCTGACAGAATCCGCCACAAAAACGGGGTTGCCCTCAACCTCGACATGGCGATTCCTTCGGGTTATCAGCCGAGCGCGACGCTCGCCGCGATCTTGAAAGAAGACTGGGCGCAAATCAACGTCGGCATCACGATTCACACGTGGTCGACATCGCAGTTCTTTGCAATCTATGCGAATGGTGGAATCATCCAAACGGGCAAGTTCGATGTCGCGCTCTTTTCGCAGTCGATGGGCCCGGTGTTTGCGAACATCAACGGCGTGTACGATTGCGCCGGCGCTCCTCCCAACGGAGCGAACGCTTCGCATTACTGCAATCACAAGGTCGATGCACTCGACGATCGCTACTTGCATTCGTACGATCCCAAAGTGCAGGAGGCCGCCGCAACCCAGTTCCAGCGCATCATCGACGAGGACGCTCCGGCGATCATCCTTTACGATCGCGCGTTTTTCTCCGTCTACGATGGCCGTATCACGGGGTATCATCCCCATCCGTTTTCCTACTGGGGTGATCCGATGGAGCTGGATATCTAG